A window from Drosophila yakuba strain Tai18E2 chromosome 3L, Prin_Dyak_Tai18E2_2.1, whole genome shotgun sequence encodes these proteins:
- the LOC6532500 gene encoding uncharacterized protein LOC6532500, whose translation MLFLAPRKHLFATNLIILVVIYVMRKCLQLFCIIENRAVQEEEVKMPEREILQKRRGGFTIIPAAMHQSMHGFGYGEGHYQIFVEKKERNLPTKSRLNAATAEVKLNPN comes from the coding sequence ATGTTATTCCTAGCGCCGCGCAAACATCTGTTTGCCACCAACCTAATCATCCTTGTGGTGATCTACGTGATGCGAAAGTGCCTGCAGCTCTTCTGCATCATCGAGAACCGCGCAGTTCAGGAGGAGGAGGTCAAGATGCCGGAAAGGGAGATCCTCCAGAAGCGCCGCGGCGGCTTCACCATCATCCCAGCTGCCATGCACCAGAGCATGCACGGCTTTGGCTACGGCGAGGGTCACTACCAGATCTTTGTGGAGAAGAAGGAGCGCAACCTGCCCACCAAATCGCGCCTCAACGCGGCCACTGCTGAAGTCAAGCTGAATCCCAATTAG
- the LOC6532499 gene encoding probable serine hydrolase — MTSKSEGRGNAIEPHEQEPMDVRIDMPWGYVVGRWYGNRQVRPILALHGWLDNLGTWDKLLPLLPKHLGVLCIDLPGHGYSSKLPEGIAYHFVDYLCVILRVMEEYGWQKVSLMAHSMSAMLCFIFASLYPHRTDMLVSIDIVKTRYRKPASQIDYLRTNIEGYMVEDERFANAKRQEPPAYTYPELEQVLHKGSDYSVELQNCRHILERNISRSTKFPAKFFFSRDGRCKYYTEFHTSPPFAAELARTIKNVPYCVIKGSESNFIDEQSDEVIGILRENNPHFELHEVQGTHHVHLNNAEGVAAIINPFILHHRPPHLENWTVDAADEALPEVVKEFKLAVEDSENVKRRKRKSNL, encoded by the exons ATGACATCGAAATCTGAGGGTCGAGGCAATGCCATCGAGCCACATGAACAG GAGCCCATGGACGTGCGCATCGACATGCCGTGGGGGTATGTGGTGGGCAGGTGGTACGGCAATCGCCAGGTACGACCCATCCTGGCGCTTCACGGCTGGCTGGATAACCTGGGCACGTGGGACAAAttgctgcccctgctgccTAAACACCTGGGAGTGCTGTGCATCGACCTGCCCGGCCACGGATACTCCTCGAAGCTGCCCGAGGGGATCGCCTACCACTTCGTGGACTACCTGTGCGTGATCCTGCGCGTAATGGAGGAGTACGGCTGGCAGAAGGTGTCCCTGATGGCCCACTCGATGAGCGCCATGTTGTGCTTCATATTCGCCTCGCTGTACCCACATCGCACCGACATGCTGGTCAGCATAGATATAGTAAAGACCCGCTATAGGAAACCCGCCTCGCAGATCGACTACCTGCGCACCAACATTGAGGGCTACATGGTGGAGGACGAGCGATTCGCGAATGCCAAGCGCCAGGAGCCGCCGGCTTACACCTACCCAGAGTTGGAGCAGGTCCTGCACAAGGGTTCCGACTACTCGGTGGAGCTGCAGAACTGCCGCCACATCCTGGAGCGCAACATCAGTCGCTCCACCAAGTTTCCGGCCAAGTTCTTTTTCTCGCGCGACGGCCGTTGCAAGTACTACACGGAGTTCCACACGAGTCCACCATTTGCCGCTGAGCTGGCCAGGACCATCAAGAATGTGCCCTACTGCGTGATCAAGGGCTCCGAGTCGAACTTCATAGACGAGCAGAGCGACGAGGTGATTGGCATCCTCAGGGAGAACAACCCGCACTTTGAACTCCACGAAGTGCAGGGCACCCACCACGTTCACCTCAACAATGCGGAGGGAGTGGCGGCCATCATCAATCCCTTCATCCTCCACCACCGACCGCCCCATCTGGAGAACTGGACGGTGGACGCGGCGGATGAGGCGCTGCCCGAGGTCGTCAAGGAATTCAAGTTGGCCGTGGAGGACTCAGAGAATGTCAAGCGAAGGAAGAGAAAAAGTAACCTCTAG
- the LOC6532498 gene encoding uncharacterized protein LOC6532498 — protein sequence MRLPSMVDNVWKRFMAVLSLPDLLVLGCLWASGFSLGYYAKSAYVYDNLWPHWYALVGGLGALALTLGWTLRKHKKQQYSYDHYYIIFYGLLCSLMGSCFMLTRQLAVSYYFSYVGLSVQYLAGFSYVSLRCDASGSRPSRIALANSLYAGGMATGFVIFNELEPQRSGLIALGINLLLLCLVCLNELLHHTGCINYKESRDLVFNLLNEEKMVFLPRQAILAQFVDRTDYQLKDSRQWLVLILGGSLVCLQKSCLLFSPTYMQLTWSSTVGYLQQTQLYIPFVLYSAGTSFGALLLMRYTPKLVYLLFGLIQMTLIVALLCIYSDEQSEHCFLFLCLIYITMGVLSSQGIHWLLECSPFLHTELALATGFVLQLCVMEGSKYESYATDTWIALIIVSVITLGLTTLAIPVVQWLQPHSASLVDVRNRLLGIRRQSLPPEQTQFWHTNHFLAHNKPANQLESVQLGRSRVFQQYPISGSDIAENHKGDKF from the exons ATGAGGCTGCCATCGATGGTGGATAACGTGTGGAAGCGTTTCATGGCCGTGTTGTCACTGCCGGATTTATTGG TCCTCGGTTGCTTGTGGGCCAGTGGTTTCTCCTTGGGTTACTACGCCAAGTCGGCTTATGTATACGACAACCTGTGGCCCCATTGGTACGCCCTAGTGGGCGGTTTGGGGGCCTTGGCTCTGACCCTGGGGTGGACCCTCAGGAAGCACAAGAAACAGCAGTACAGCTACGATCACTACTATATTATTTTCTACGGGCTTCTCTGCTCGCTGATGGGAAGCTGCTTCATGCTGACTAGACAGTTGG CTGTTAGCTATTACTTCAGCTACGTGGGATTGAGTGTGCAGTACTTGGCCGGCTTTAGTTACGTGAGCCTGCGATGTGATGCCTCTGGATCACGACCGTCCAGAATCGCATTGGCCAACTCTCTATACGCCGGAGGAATGGCCACAGGATTTGTGATTTTCAACGAGCTGGAACCGCAGCGCAGCGGATTGATTGCTTTGGGAATCAATCTGCTGTTACTCTGCCTGGTTTGTCTAAACGAGCTGCTGCACCATACGGGCTGCATTAACTACAAGGAATCAAGGGATTTGGTGTTTAATCTGCTCAACGAGGAGAAAATGGTCTTCCTGCCGCGCCAGGCGATTTTGGCGCAGTTTGTGGACAGAACGGATTACCAACTGAAGGACAGCAGGCAGTGGCTGGTGCTGATCCTGGGTGGATCTCTGGTGTGCCTCCAGAAGAGCTGCCTCCTCTTCTCACCCACCTACATGCAGCTAACGTGGAGCAGCACGGTGGGATATTTGCAGCAAACTCAGCTCTATATACCCTTTGTTCTGTACTCGGCTGGCACCAGTTTTGGAGCCCTGCTCCTGATGAGATACACCCCCAAGTTGGTTTACCTACTTTTCGGACTTATCCAGATGACTTTGATAGTGGCTCTGCTGTGCATCTACAGCGATGAACAGTCGGAGCACTGTTTCCTGTTCCTTTGCCTCATATACATCACCATGGGAGTGCTTTCGAGTCAGGGAATCCATTGGCTCCTGGAGTGCTCACCCTTCCTCCACACAGAGTTGGCCCTGGCCACAGGATTCGTTCTGCAGCTCTGCGTTATGGAGGGCTCCAAATACGAGTCCTATGCCACGGACACTTGGATTGCGCTGATAATAGTGAGTGTAATCACGCTGGGTCTCACTACCCTGGCCATTCCTGTGGTGCAGTGGCTCCAGCCGCACTCCGCCAGTCTCGTGGATGTGCGCAACCGCCTGCTGGGCATCCGACGACAGTCGCTGCCCCCGGAGCAGACCCAATTCTGGCACACAAACCACTTCCTGGCCCACAACAAGCCCGCCAACCAGCTGGAATCCGTGCAGCTGGGCAGGAGCAGGGTCTTCCAGCAGTATCCGATCAGCGGGAGTGACATCGCGGAGAACCACAAAGGCGACAAGTTCTGA
- the LOC6532501 gene encoding uncharacterized protein LOC6532501: MSFHRINARQASVAARQRQSRSSRMTRHTIFSLKRPTTFQVRKSLVEYVDMELADMDTSVFYQRIFILAKNCHLTPVLSQEALPVDVVAEQVEPEPAEAEPIQFMENVILDNDDTDSHMTTNPDPAPVPAPEEPVTETGEVVTHLFRFSEGELEEDFVEDEQMEMEVQAPDKPKDFFAVFSERLQELHKQCQAQAITPDPMCGLYLHMGEYSMLMLESSEDMIGCFTRALADCCENFWLMNRVFQIEDHVQELFTKDLMFRRIPSVFLNEKFPTSTPTDEYLMGKQHLIIKDKLLTICRLLADGQQMDLDASSTRESDFDDDLPKSKSKSSIQSEHLPVEVFRKHLPEIQRIELVLASTRFYYELDEFAGLYGRVPFSLDEDGLFWPIQSNYTPPNIFRRTPYDINLTFAEYAAEAGKRKTHASLVPSVDVEEETPPTNQETPPKTE, translated from the coding sequence ATGTCCTTTCACAGGATCAATGCCAGACAAGCATCCGTTGCCGCCCGCCAGCGGCAGTCGCGGTCGTCCCGAATGACCCGGCACACCATCTTCAGTTTGAAGAGACCCACCACCTTCCAGGTGCGCAAGTCTCTGGTAGAGTACGTGGACATGGAGCTGGCGGACATGGACACCTCGGTGTTCTATCAGCGCATTTTCATCCTGGCCAAGAACTGCCACTTGACGCCAGTGCTTTCTCAAGAGGCGTTGCCCGTCGATGTGGTGGCGGAGCAGGTGGAGCCCGAACCAGCTGAAGCGGAGCCCATACAGTTCATGGAGAATGTGATCTTGGATAACGATGACACGGACTCACACATGACCACAAATCCGGATCCAGCACCTGTTCCTGCGCCAGAGGAACCTGTGACGGAAACTGGGGAAGTGGTCACCCACCTGTTCCGTTTCAGTGAAGGAGAACTTGAAGAAGACTTTGTCGAAGACgagcaaatggaaatggaagtcCAAGCACCCGATAAGCCCAAGGACTTCTTTGCCGTCTTCAGCGAGCGCCTGCAGGAGCTGCATAAGCAGTGCCAGGCACAGGCCATCACGCCGGATCCCATGTGCGGATTGTATCTCCACATGGGCGAATACAGCATGCTCATGCTGGAGTCCTCCGAGGACATGATCGGATGCTTCACACGGGCACTGGCCGACTGTTGTGAGAACTTCTGGTTGATGAACCGCGTCTTCCAGATCGAGGATCACGTGCAGGAGCTCTTTACAAAGGATCTCATGTTTCGCCGCATCCCATCCGTCTTCTTGAACGAGAAGTTCCCCACCTCCACGCCCACCGATGAGTATCTCATGGGAAAGCAGCACTTGATCATCAAGGACAAGCTGCTGACTATATGCCGGCTGCTCGCGGATGGTCAGCAAATGGATCTGGATGCCTCCTCCACGCGAGAAAGCGATTTCGACGACGACTTGCcaaagtccaagtccaagagCTCAATCCAAAGCGAACACTTGCCGGTGGAGGTGTTCCGAAAGCACCTGCCCGAGATTCAGCGCATCGAACTGGTTTTGGCCTCCACGCGATTCTACTACGAGTTGGATGAGTTCGCCGGGCTCTACGGTCGCGTGCCCTTCTCCCTCGACGAGGACGGACTCTTCTGGCCCATCCAGAGCAACTACACTCCTCCGAACATCTTCCGCCGCACTCCCTACGACATAAATCTCACATTTGCGGAATACGCCGCGGAGGCTggcaaaagaaaaacccaTGCCAGCCTGGTCCCGAGTGTCGATGTCGAGGAGGAGACTCCGCCAACGAATCAAGAGACTCCGCCGAAGACAGAATAA